One genomic window of Thermus islandicus DSM 21543 includes the following:
- a CDS encoding CarD family transcriptional regulator, with protein sequence MKEFRPGDKVVLPPYGVGVVAGIAQRSVSGVSRAYYQVDFPGSRSKAYVPVEAPQSVGMRKALAPEEVPVILDLLKNGRLPLPKQWAARHRKTSEILADGNPYRIAQMAGQLRAWELERGLPDLDRQALRRAIHLLAEEVSQTLEITVQEAKRLFEATWGEELN encoded by the coding sequence GTGAAGGAGTTCCGTCCCGGCGACAAGGTGGTCTTGCCCCCTTACGGGGTCGGCGTGGTGGCGGGCATCGCCCAGCGAAGCGTAAGCGGCGTAAGCCGGGCCTACTACCAGGTGGACTTCCCCGGCTCTCGCTCCAAGGCCTATGTGCCCGTGGAGGCACCCCAGAGCGTGGGCATGCGCAAAGCCCTGGCCCCAGAGGAGGTCCCCGTCATCCTGGACCTCTTGAAAAACGGGCGCCTACCCCTGCCCAAGCAGTGGGCCGCCCGGCACCGCAAGACCAGCGAGATCCTGGCGGACGGGAACCCCTACCGCATCGCCCAGATGGCGGGGCAGCTTCGGGCCTGGGAGCTGGAGCGGGGCCTGCCCGACCTGGACCGGCAGGCCCTGAGGCGGGCCATCCACCTCCTGGCGGAGGAGGTATCCCAGACCCTGGAGATCACGGTGCAGGAGGCCAAGCGCCTCTTTGAGGCAACCTGGGGGGAAGAGCTGAACTGA
- a CDS encoding TetR/AcrR family transcriptional regulator, with the protein MVSLPGALPKGKREAILEATLEVLREKGLSGLKMEDVARKAEVGKGTIYLYFRDKKDLLKHLVEERTWRFYREVEQMVRLEAPFFVRLGHLLQKRLDWIAEWRGLWAAVAREAMADPTPWLKELHQHYLDLLEELVQSGQKEGAVRKELSPKATAAVIAALGCSPQLEVEAYLEHLLLVLQKGVAP; encoded by the coding sequence ATGGTTTCCCTTCCGGGGGCCTTGCCAAAGGGCAAACGAGAGGCCATCCTCGAGGCCACCTTGGAAGTTCTACGGGAAAAGGGCCTCTCTGGGCTGAAGATGGAGGACGTGGCCCGCAAGGCCGAGGTAGGAAAGGGGACCATCTACCTCTACTTCCGCGACAAAAAGGACCTTCTCAAGCACCTGGTGGAGGAGCGCACCTGGCGCTTCTACCGCGAGGTGGAGCAGATGGTGCGCCTGGAGGCGCCTTTTTTTGTGCGGCTTGGGCACCTTCTGCAAAAGCGCCTGGACTGGATCGCGGAGTGGAGGGGCCTTTGGGCGGCGGTGGCCCGGGAAGCCATGGCGGACCCTACTCCCTGGCTGAAGGAGCTCCACCAGCACTACCTGGACCTCCTGGAGGAGCTGGTGCAAAGCGGGCAGAAGGAAGGGGCGGTCCGCAAGGAGCTCTCCCCTAAGGCCACCGCTGCGGTGATCGCCGCCTTGGGGTGCAGCCCCCAGCTGGAGGTGGAAGCGTATTTGGAGCACCTGCTCCTGGTGCTCCAGAAAGGAGTCGCACCGTGA